The Bifidobacterium asteroides genomic interval ATCCGGCCACCTACCTGGGTTCGGGCAAGGCACGGGAGCTGGCGGATATCGTGGCTGGGCTGGGCGCCGACACCATCATTATCGATGACGACCTTCATCCCTCCCAGCGACGTGCCCTTGAGGACGTCACCAAGGTCAAGGTGGTCGACAGGACAGCCTTGATTCTGGATATATTCGCCCAGCATGCCACCAGCCGCGAGGGCAAGGCCCAGGTGGAGCTGGCCCAATTGGAGTACATGCTGCCCAGGCTGCGCGGCTGGGGCGGATCCCTCTCCCGCCAGGCCGGCGGCCAGGCTGCGGGACAGGCCGGCGGCATAGGCTCCCGCGGCCCGGGAGAGACCAAGATCGAGACCGACCGTCGGGTCATCAGGCGACGGATTTCCCGGCTGAAGCGTCAGATCGCCCAGATGGCCCCCTCGCGCCAGGTCAAGCGTGGGTCGCGTCGGCGTTACCAGCTGCCGGCAGTGGCCGTGGTGGGGTATACCAACGCCGGCAAATCCTCGCTGACCAACCGGCTGACCGGCTCCGAGGAGTTGGTGGAGAACGCCCTCTTCGCCACGCTGGACACGGCCGTCAGGCGCACCAAGACGGCGGACGGCCGGCTCTACGTCTACGTGGACACGGTCGGGTTCGTACGCCGTCTGCCCACCCAGCTGGTCGAGGCCTTCAAATCCACCCTGGAGGAGGTGGGGCAGTCCGATCTGATTCTGCACGTCGTAGACGGCTCCCATCCCGATCCCTTCGGGCAGATCAGGGCTGTGGACGCCGTGCTGGCAGACATCCCCGGCGCTGAGTCCATTCCCCGCCTGCTGGTCTTCAACAAGGTTGATCTGATCGATCGGGATGCCCGGCAGCGCCTTGCCAACCTTGAGCCCGAGGCCTTCCTGGTCTCGGCCAGGCAGGGTCGGGGTCTGGAGCCCCTGCGCAGACGAGTGGAGGAGCTGCTGCCCGCCCCCGCTGTGCATGTCCAGGCTATCCTCCCGTACACCAGCGGCTCCCTGCTGGAGCAGGTGCGGCAGCTGGGACGGGTGGATTCGTTGGAATACCGGGCCGATGGGGTTGCGCTGAGCGCTGATGTGGATGACCGGCTGGCAGCTGCCGTGCTTGACCAGGCCATCGATCAGAAGCCCTTGCAGGCTTCAGCGGGTGACACGCCATCAGCCGGGCTGAGCTCATAAGAGCAGGTGCGCGCCAGGTCATCTATGCTGGGTAGACTACGTATGTTGTCAGCGGCAAACCCGTTTCCCGGGTTCCGATAAGAGAGGTCCATAAAACTATGGCGGAATCATCAATCAAGCCAACCAAGCTAGCAATCGTGGGAGCCGGAGCCGTGGGGTCGACTCTGGCCTTTTCGGCGGCCCAGCGCGGTGTGGCTCGGGAGATCGTCCTTGAGGATATCAACGCCCAGCGTGTTGAGGCCGAGGTCCGCGACATGCAGCACGGATCCAGTTTCTACCCCACAGTCACCATCGACGGCTCGGACGATCCGCAGATCTGCGCCGACGCCGACATGGTGGTCATCACGGCCGGAGCCAGGCAGAAGCCGGGACAGACCCGGCTTGACCTGGCCGGCGCCACCATCAACATGATGAAGTCCATCATCCCTCAGATGGTCGAGGTGGCCCCCAACGCCATCTTCCTGCTGATTACCAACCCTGTCGACATCGTGACCCGAGTTTCCCTGGAGCTGTCCGGGCTGCCGGTCAATCAGATGTTCGGTTCGGGCACCAACCTGGACTCCGCCCGACTGCGCTACCTGATCGGCCAGCAGACCGGTGTCAACGTCAAGAACGTGCATGCCTACATCGCCGGCGAGCACGGCGACTCCGAGGTCCCGCTCTGGAGCTCAGCCACCATCGGCGGGGTGCCCATGTGCGACTGGATGGAGCTGCCTGGCCACGAGCCTTTGGATGCGGCCAAGCGCGAGGAGATCCACCAGGAGGTGAAGAACGCCGCCTACCAGATCATCGAGGGCAAGGGGGCGACCAACTTCGCCATCGCCATGTCCGGCGTGGACATCATCGAGTCCATCCTCAACGGCACCGACCGAATCCTGCCGGTCAGCTCTATGTTGGAGGACTTCCACGGCATATCGGACGTGTGCATGTCGGTGCCCAGCGTGCTCAACCGTGACGGGGTCAACACCCACATCAACACTCCGCTGAGCGACGGCGAGCTGGCCGCTCTGAAGCGCTCCGCCGAGACCCTCAAGGAGACGGCCAGCAAGTTCGGCTTCTGAGGATTTGGCATAAGACCCTTGCCTTGCAGCCCCTGGTGACTTACCTTGGTGACTGATGAATCGGGGTATGCATGAGTGCTCATGAAGGTGGTGTCCAAGGCGGCGGATCCGCCCATCGTCGACAGTTGCTGACGACCCTGGCGCTGACGGGATCGGTCTTTGTTGCCGAGGTCGTCGGCGCCTTGGTCACCCGCAGCCTGGCCCTGCTGGTCGATGCCGGGCACATGATGACCGACATGGCTGTGCTGATCGCCTCCACGGTAACCGCTGTGTTGATGGATCGCCGCCCCACGAACCGACGGACCTGGGGCTGGTCCCGTCTGGAGGTCATCACGGCGGCTGGCGGTGCTCTGGTTCTGCTGGCTGTGGGCATCTATGCCATCGTGGAGGCCGTCTTGCGGCTCTGGTCGCCCGGTCGGGATCAGGTCCATCAGCAGGGACTGCTGCTCTTCTTCGGACTTTTGGGTCTGGCTGCCAATGTGGGATCCATCCTGGTCCTGGCCTCAGGGCACAAGGACAATTTGAACATGCGTGCCGCTTTTCTCGAGGTGGTTAACGATGCATTGGGCTCGGTGGCGGTTCTGGTATCAGCCGTGGTCATGATGATCACCGGCTGGGCCGGGTTCGATGCCGTGGCGGGAGGACTGATCGCCCTGCTGATGATTCCCCGTGCGATCAAACTGCTGGCCAGCAGCGTCTCTGTGCTGCTTGAGGAGACTCCGGCGGACCTCGACATGGCCAAGGTCAGGAAGCACCTGGAGGGCGTGCCTGGCGTACTTGAGGTACATGACCTGCATGCCAACAGTGTTTCCACCGGTCTGCCGCAGCTGACGGCGCATGTGGTAGTGCGTCAGGGCACGACGGCTGTTGAGAGCGAACGCATTCTTACCAGCATGCAACGCTGCCTGCGCGATCATTTCCCTGTTTCGGTCGAACACACGACCTTTCAGATAGAACCCCAGGGCCACCGGGATAGCAGCGGCGAGCATTTGGACATGTAGTCTTCAGACCTTGCGCAGAACGGTGACTACCTTGCCCATGATGACGGCGTGGGTGCCGTCGATGGGGGAGTAGGCCGGGTTGTGGGGAATCAGCCAAACGTGGCCCTCCTCGCGGCGGAAGGTTTTTACCGTGGCTCCATCGTCAAGCAGGGCTGCAACGATATCTCCGTTCTCAGCTTCCTGCTGGCGGCGGACAACGACAAAGTCCCCGTCGCAGATGGCGGCATCGACCATGGAATCCCCATGGACCTCAAGCATGAAGAGCTCCCCGGATCCGGTCAGACGTTCGGGCAGACGCATGACATCGTCCACATGCTGCTCGGCCAGAATAGGCTGGCCGGCGGCGATTCTGCCGACCAGGGGCACGTCGCGCGACTGCATGATGGCCTCGTCGGCCTGTGTATCAGGGAAGGGCATGATCTTGGCGATTCCAGCAGTTGGCTCAGGCTGATCCTGGACCAGCTCTATGGCACGTCCCTTGTTGGCAGTCAGACGGATATAGCCCAGATCCTGCAAGACCTGAAGCTGGTGCTTGACGGAAGAAGTGCTGCGCAGTCCCGCGTCTCTGCCGATCTCCCTGTAGGAGGGCAGGAATCCGCGCTCTGACAGGTGCCGCTTGATGGCTTCCAAGACCTTGGCCTGGCGATCGGTCAGTTTGGGTCTGGACTCCAGATTCGGACTCTTGGAGGTGGCTGCCTTTTCTTTCGTCGTCTCCTTGGCTGAGGGTGAGCCGGTTTCCTGAGATCCGGCGCTGTTGGCAAGAGTGGACTGGTTGAGGGAGCTCGTGGCCGTGGACCCGGTGAAGGGGATGGTACTCACGATGGGCTCCTTTCCTTGGAAACTGAACTCAGTCTAACCTGCCTGAAGTGAAAAATCAAACAAATGTTCGAATCAGCCTTGCCAAATAACCATCGCGGTGCCAGAATGAGAACATCTGTTCGATAGAACAAATGTTCGAAAGAGGTGTGCCATGGTTGTCCGTACCTGTGCCGGTTCCCGCATGTCTGCGCCGACGAACCCGTTTTCGGTCTGCCTGGCCTATGTGCGTTCTGTGTTCTCGTCCGTCTTGGCTCGTCTTCGCAGAGCTGTCAATGCCTGTCTGCCTGATCAGGGGTTTGCGGGTGTCGTCGTGCGCAGAATCGCGGTTTTCCTGGCTGTCGGAGCTTTGACCCTGGCTGGGTTCGGATGGATGGCTCGTCCGGCCAGCTCTGCTCCAGGACCACAGGAAGTCGTCACCAGAACAGTTCGTCCGGGCGACAATGTCTGGTCCTATGCGGCCGCAATCACCCCGCAAGGCGAGGATGTCACCAAGAACGTAGACCGCATCATGCAGATCAACAATATGTCCTCACCCAACCTGCGCGTTGGGGACCGAATTCTGATTCCCAGCGACGAGTGAGGCATCGGCTTTAGATCCAGAAGATGCACGACGGGGCCTCAATGACCTCTCGTTTGGATGAAGGCAGTAGCTGAATTCGAGGAGTTTGTCCAGTGTTATACGCTGATAGGCCCGGTATACGTGGGTCTTGAGATTCTTTGGCGCTATGATATTGCATATGCACTGTCCTTTCTGCCAGAATCCCGATACCAAGGTTGTGGATACGCGAATCAGCGACGACGGCCATGCCATCAGACGCCGCCGTGAGTGTCCGCACTGCTCGCGTCGGTTCACCACGGTGGAGACCTCGATCCTCTTGGTCATGAAACGCTCAGGCAATGCCGAGCCCTTCAACCGCGACAAGGTCATTGCTGGCGTGAGGAAGGCCTGCCAAGGCAGGCCCATCGACGAGAATGACCTGAAACTCCTGGGCCAGCAGGTTGAAGAGGATCTGCGCTCACGCGGCCTGGCTCAGGTGGATTCGGAAGAGGTCGGCAGGGCCATCCTGAAGCCTCTCAGGGAGTTGGACGAAGTGGCCTATCTGCGCTTCGCCTCGGTCTACCGCAACTTCAGCAACCTGGAGGACTTCCAGCAGGCCATCGACACCTTGCGCGCCGAAGACCAGTCTGCCGAAGACCAGTCTGCAATTCAGCAGTCCTAGAATTGGCTATTCTGGCATCGGTCATTCTGCCAGCAACAGGCCAGCAGCTTTCGTCAGTGTGCGACTGGGCCAGCTTGTGACGAGATCGGACTGTGTCTGGAAGCGAAC includes:
- the hflX gene encoding GTPase HflX — translated: MLTGSEGQVGQDQDQEWQERSRRNAFRHVEGLGELQDVTEVEYRKVRLERVVLVGVWSGSRTTVGQAEESLRELAALARTAGAQVLDGLLQQRVKPDPATYLGSGKARELADIVAGLGADTIIIDDDLHPSQRRALEDVTKVKVVDRTALILDIFAQHATSREGKAQVELAQLEYMLPRLRGWGGSLSRQAGGQAAGQAGGIGSRGPGETKIETDRRVIRRRISRLKRQIAQMAPSRQVKRGSRRRYQLPAVAVVGYTNAGKSSLTNRLTGSEELVENALFATLDTAVRRTKTADGRLYVYVDTVGFVRRLPTQLVEAFKSTLEEVGQSDLILHVVDGSHPDPFGQIRAVDAVLADIPGAESIPRLLVFNKVDLIDRDARQRLANLEPEAFLVSARQGRGLEPLRRRVEELLPAPAVHVQAILPYTSGSLLEQVRQLGRVDSLEYRADGVALSADVDDRLAAAVLDQAIDQKPLQASAGDTPSAGLSS
- a CDS encoding L-lactate dehydrogenase, with product MAESSIKPTKLAIVGAGAVGSTLAFSAAQRGVAREIVLEDINAQRVEAEVRDMQHGSSFYPTVTIDGSDDPQICADADMVVITAGARQKPGQTRLDLAGATINMMKSIIPQMVEVAPNAIFLLITNPVDIVTRVSLELSGLPVNQMFGSGTNLDSARLRYLIGQQTGVNVKNVHAYIAGEHGDSEVPLWSSATIGGVPMCDWMELPGHEPLDAAKREEIHQEVKNAAYQIIEGKGATNFAIAMSGVDIIESILNGTDRILPVSSMLEDFHGISDVCMSVPSVLNRDGVNTHINTPLSDGELAALKRSAETLKETASKFGF
- a CDS encoding cation diffusion facilitator family transporter codes for the protein MSAHEGGVQGGGSAHRRQLLTTLALTGSVFVAEVVGALVTRSLALLVDAGHMMTDMAVLIASTVTAVLMDRRPTNRRTWGWSRLEVITAAGGALVLLAVGIYAIVEAVLRLWSPGRDQVHQQGLLLFFGLLGLAANVGSILVLASGHKDNLNMRAAFLEVVNDALGSVAVLVSAVVMMITGWAGFDAVAGGLIALLMIPRAIKLLASSVSVLLEETPADLDMAKVRKHLEGVPGVLEVHDLHANSVSTGLPQLTAHVVVRQGTTAVESERILTSMQRCLRDHFPVSVEHTTFQIEPQGHRDSSGEHLDM
- the lexA gene encoding transcriptional repressor LexA — encoded protein: MESRPKLTDRQAKVLEAIKRHLSERGFLPSYREIGRDAGLRSTSSVKHQLQVLQDLGYIRLTANKGRAIELVQDQPEPTAGIAKIMPFPDTQADEAIMQSRDVPLVGRIAAGQPILAEQHVDDVMRLPERLTGSGELFMLEVHGDSMVDAAICDGDFVVVRRQQEAENGDIVAALLDDGATVKTFRREEGHVWLIPHNPAYSPIDGTHAVIMGKVVTVLRKV
- a CDS encoding LysM peptidoglycan-binding domain-containing protein, translating into MVVRTCAGSRMSAPTNPFSVCLAYVRSVFSSVLARLRRAVNACLPDQGFAGVVVRRIAVFLAVGALTLAGFGWMARPASSAPGPQEVVTRTVRPGDNVWSYAAAITPQGEDVTKNVDRIMQINNMSSPNLRVGDRILIPSDE
- the nrdR gene encoding transcriptional regulator NrdR, which translates into the protein MHCPFCQNPDTKVVDTRISDDGHAIRRRRECPHCSRRFTTVETSILLVMKRSGNAEPFNRDKVIAGVRKACQGRPIDENDLKLLGQQVEEDLRSRGLAQVDSEEVGRAILKPLRELDEVAYLRFASVYRNFSNLEDFQQAIDTLRAEDQSAEDQSAIQQS